In Prionailurus viverrinus isolate Anna chromosome D1, UM_Priviv_1.0, whole genome shotgun sequence, the DNA window CATGGGAGCTCTTGGAGAAGGAAGACAACCCCACTGCTGGAGCACTGTGGTGGGGTGGCAAACGGGCAGGCGAAATGTGATGGATTTGGGCCTCAGACTCCTGAGTGCAAATGCTGGTTGTGCCAGCTGTTTGCTGTGTGACCCTCAGTACGTTACTTAAcccctctgggcttcagttttcccCTCTTGAAGATTGGCAAGCCCAGGCTTCACTCAGCTTCAGAGTTCCCCTCGTCGTCTTATTCACTGTTTGAGTCTCTCTGTAAAGGAGGAGATTGTGAATGATCGTGTTCCAACGTTAGTTTCCAGATAGGAAAAGGTACTCGGGGAGTACCTACTTCTTTACAAGATTGTGTGGCCCTGAGGAGGACTCCCAGGAGAGAGCCTGGCCCTGGGCCACCAGGACTGCCTCTTGAGAGCGTGTGAAAAATGAAAACGAGTCACGGGTGAAGAGCAGGGGTTCCGGACCCAGACGCCTGGGCTCTTCCCGGTTTCTCTGCTGGGAAGCTGTAATGGTAGTCGTGAATGATAACTGAAGCTTTGGACCAGTGGGCACGTTCCTTGACATCCCTGTgttcccatttcctcatctataaaatggcctGCTTCATAGGATGGCATACTTGTTTCCTGTGTTCACCGTAACAGACccccacagactggatggcttaaaacaacagaaatgcgttctctcactgttctggaggccaggGGCCTGGGGTTAAAGGATTGGCAGTGTTGGCTCTTTGTGGAGGCTCTGAGGGGAGTCTGTCCACGCCTCTCTCCTGGCTCCTGGTGGCTGCTGCAATTCCAGTCTGTCCTCGGCTGGGGCAACAGTGacttcagtctctgcctccatctttccATGGCCTTCTCCCTTGTCTTGTTTTGTGtcgtctccttttctctgcttaTAAGGACACTCATCGTGGGATGAGAGCCCTTCTAATTCGGGATGATCTCATCTTGGGAGCTTTACCTTAATTATATCTACAGAGACCCTTATAGGGTCTCTAACTTACTCAACACTGTGTTGGGCACCAACTGTAGCATGGGGGACAGAAGCAAGCCTGGGCCCACCCTTGCAGCTCTCACGGTCTGCTCCGTCTACCTGAATGTTGTTGTTGCATCTttggtaatagaaaaaaaaaaaaaaaaggcagcctaAATGTACATCTCATCAGCAGAGTGTTAAGTAAGTTGTGATGCGTGTATATAGTGGGATACTTCACAGCTACTCTTTAACAAAGGTGTGGGTGGGTGAGGAGAGATGCCCACATGCAGAAATATCTGGACAGCAGGAACGAAAGTATGTGTGGGCATCCACAGAGAAGTTCTGAAGGATTTACACTGTGGGTCAAGAAACTaacagccaggggcgcctgggtggctcagtgggttgagcgaccgacttcggctcaggtcatgatctcgcggtccgtgggttcgagccccgcgtcaggctctgtgcctggagcctgcttcagattctgtgcctccctctctctctgcccctgccccactcatgcgctgtctctccctgtctcagaaataaataaacattaaaaaaagaaaaaaggaaagaaagaaaaagaaactaacagCCAGTGAGCGAAGTCCGAGCTGCTGCctgtttatgtaaataaaatgtgattggGACACAACCGTCCTCATTCACCAGTGTATCCTCAGCCGCTTTTGTGCCACACCAGTAGAGTAGATGTGACTGAAACTATATGACCCACAAAGCATGAAATACTACTGTCCAGCCCttgacagaaaaagtttgccaagcCCTGGTTTACACCAAACTCTTCAACTGTTTTGTCCTAGtaggtttggggggtggggggtgtgtgtgtgaacatttctattttgcttttaattttaatggatttttataatcagaaataaagctcagtttagaagaaaaagaaaaaagcataagGGACACACCCTACCTGATTTTGAGACTCACTATAGAGCTCCAGTTATCAACATACTTAGTGGCATAAAGATTGGTATATGGTTCAGtcaaacagaatagagaatctaGAAGGAGACCTCGGCTTGTATGGTCAATTGATTTGCAACACAGGTGCCAAGGTAATTCAGTTGGAAAGGGTAggctttcaacaaatggttctggaacaaTTGAATAtccagagggaggggggaaaagaacattgaaccataaacaaaaattaagttgCAGTGGATCAGAGATGTAAATGTGGGAGCTAAAGCTGTAAAATTTCTTCCCAGGCAAAGATTTCTTGGAGAGCACACAAAAAGCAGGAAACATAAGAGAAATAATTAATACGGTAGACTTCATAAGACAAATTTTAAACACTTTCTCTTCAGAAAGGCACTGTAAAGGAAGAGACAAGCCACAGACggggggagaaaatatttgcaaaacacgtTTCTGGAAAAGGGATTGTGTCCCAAAACGGACAAAGGATTCTTACTCCTCACCAAGTAGCCAAACgaccaaattttaaaatgggcaagagaTGTAAATAGACACTTCAGCAAAGAAGAGCTGCATATGGTGAATCAGCACGGGAACAGAGGCTCAGCGGCGTCATTAGTCCCTGGGAAATGCAACCTAAAACCTCCGTGAGCTATAACTACACGCCTATCGGAATGGCTACAATTCAAGACTAGCCACATTAAGtcctggtgaggatgcagagtggctgggggaagggaaaatgcTGTAGCCGCCCTGAGGAAACAGTGTGAGTTTCTTCTGAGAAGCCTACACTCCCCGTAGGACCCAGCAGCCTTACCCCTCAGGTATAAAcccaagaaatatgaaaatatttgtcagCACAAAGACCTGCATTCCAGAAACCAGAAACCACCCAGTTCCCGCTCTCAACACAAATTGTGATCCCTGCGTACAACAGAATGCtacttgcatttaaaaacatttttttaatgtgtatttatttttgagagaaaatctcagacaaaatctgaagcaggctccaggctctcagctgtcagcacagagcccgacgcggggctcaatctcaggaacggcgagatcatgatctgagctgaagtcggacgtttaactgactgagccacccaggcaccccaactccgCATTTTCAAAGAGGGAAGTACTAATACCCAggaatatggatgaatctcagaagcATCATGCCAAGTGAAGGGAGCCAGATACAGCGGGCTATGTACTGTATAATTCCAGTTACATGactttctggaaaaagcaaatctCTTTGGACAGAACACAGATGCGTGTTTTCCAAGGGCGGTGAATTGACAACAGAGGAGCACAGAGAACTGGAGGGATGGAAAGATTCTGTATCTTGTTTGTGGTCGTGGTTATGCAGCTGTTTCACTTTGTTCAACTCTAACTGCACGTTTTGAAAGGGTGCATCTGAGtgtgtgtaaattatatataCTTCGATCaacctgactttttaaaatatataatctggaggaaagtatactttaaaaataatttttttttataaaaggcaCACAGGAGTTGATTTTTCAGGGGAGTGATAAGGAGTCGGCTTGAACAGGGCAGTGAACATTCCAACAGGGACTCTGGACTCCGGGGGTCAGGCGTGGATGCCATTCTCAGGGCGTGGTGAGCCAGTCAGGCGTCTCAAGTGAGGGAACAATGGTGAGGCATGAACCCCGAGGGGTCCGTACGttacagggagagaaggaagggaaaccaAGACGTACAGTCAGCTAGGCAGTGACAAAGTTGGTTGACGGTAGGCATGGTTTTAGAACggataataaatacaatacaaagaggaagaaaggggtgAACAAATCTCTCTCACCTCTGCCCTCCATGCTGGGAGCTCCCAGCGTTACCTAGAAACGTTCCACACAGTcttgctcctgggtggctcagtcggttgaacgtccgacttcggctcaggtcatgatctcatggttcttgagttcgagccccacatcaggctctgtactgacagctcagagcctgcagcctgcttcggattctgtgtctcccttctctctcagccccttctccgctcattctctgtctctgtctctgtctctgtctctgtctctctctctctctctctctctctcaagaatgaaaattaaaaaaaaaaaatgtcccatgcattttttttaaatgtgtatttattttagagacagagtgtgagcaggggaggggcagaaagagagggagacgcagaatccggagcaggctccaggctctgagctgtcggcacagagtccgacgaggggttcgaacccacgaactgcgagatcgtgacctgagccgaagtcggccccttaaccgactgagccacccaggagcccctccatgcATTCTTTATTGAACTTTGCTTCTTTTCACGTATCAAGATATCTTTCAGATGGTTCCATATCAGTGTATGTAGAGCTGCCCTGATCTTTTCAAGAGGTGTGGTATTGTATGGATATCACAACTAATGGTTCATTTAGCCCGGCCAcaattgatagacatttagatCATTTCCGATATGTGTGCTATTACAAATGATGCATCCGTGAACACTCACATTAAAAAGTCATTTCTCATCTGTGTGAGTGTATCTGTCAGATAGACCCTAGAGAGCGGAATGGTTGCACCAAAGAATAAGTACGTTTTTATTTTGCTGTGTATTGCGAGCCCTGTCTCCACCTGGGCTGCACCAGTTCACCCTCCCATCAACCGTGCATGGATAATTACACCTGTTTTCCCCAGACCTGGCCAGCAAAACGTGAAATCAGACTTTGCGTTGGCCAGTGTGCTAGGTGAGAAATTGCGTCTCCTGGGAAATCTGATTTGCGTCTGGAGGAAGGAATAGTTTAGAAGCAAAGAGACACCCAGTCACGAGCGCCGGCTGCTTTCGTGCCTCCCTCAGGCCAGACAGCGCCTCTCCGTGAATTAGAAAGAGGCCCTCCTCCTCCGGACACCTGAGTGCCATCTGCCAGAAGACGGTGGTGATAACCGTACAAATCTGAGATGACTCTGCGGCGGAGACACCCCCTGGCGCTGGGGACAACACAGCCTGCTCTACCCCAGGCATGACGGGAGCTGCTGGCGGTTTTGAGAGCACCGTGGTCTCCGGGTAGTAACCAGATTGCCTGCAATTAATGTAGTGGAAACAGCGGATGCAGGACAGGAATTCCAGCTGACAGCGGAGCAGAGGGCATTGGCTTGAGGGACAGCCAGAATAAATGGAAACTTCATTATCCATGGATTATGCACTTAGAACTCAGGTCCCAGGCAactctgatattagtaatttggcCAGCGGGCTCATTAAGCTCTTAAGAAAAGTGAATCTAGTTAATGAATTATAACAAGATGACATTTTACACACCGAGCAGAAACGAGACCGGGCACCACTGAGTTATGTAACATCGTAATTTCTCGAGTGAACGTGATTGCTGCTTCTCGCCTGCCAAAGTGGGCAGATCTGGAGAGAGCCTGCTTTCGGAGACACAAATGAGCCTAAGATCTGCAGTCTTTTCCCATTCATTTTAAAGCGCTCCCTCTTGTGTTCTTAAAACTTCAAGTGGTTACACGCAAggtagtgttttatttattttttttttaatttttttttcaacgttttttatttatttttgggacagagagagacagagcatgaacgggggaggggcagagagagagggagacacagaagcggaaacaggctccaggctccgagccgtcagcccagagcctgacgcggggctcgaactcccggaccgcgagatcgtgacctggctgaagtcggacgcttaaccgactgcgcccacccaggcgccccaaggtagtGTTTTAAAATCTCTGGACCCGTTTGCTTTCCTGAGGAAAATCCACCTGCTTTCGTGTTTTAGGAGACATATCGCCCTAAAAAGGAGCTCATTCAATTCTTACCCTCTCTTCCATTCTTactgccccccacacacacacacccctgccagAGCGAGGcttctccagcctctgcctctggtcCAGAGAAGCTGGTGAGGAGAATGGAAAGAATGTGAACACTCAGAGTTAGCATTATCCAGTTGGGGATGATGACAAGTTCTGGGGGTGGATGGTGGTGAGAGTTGCACAGCTatgtgaatgtacttagtgcCAGTGAACGATGCCCTTGAAAAGGGTGAGAATGGCAAATTTTATAAGTTACATGCATATTTTACACAATAAAGAAGCAAGAAGAACTGGCATTAACTGAGGGCAAACACTTGCCAGGCACTTTACCTATATGTTGTATTTTACCTTCCCAGTAATCCAAGGATGTGGCTACTCTTTTTCCCACCACTGCCACTGCCGCCATTTTAAACATGGAGGCAGCTGGGGCTCATGAAAGTGCAGTCAGTTGCTTCAGCAGCAGCCAGAAGTGATGTccccagaggggcacctgggtggctcagtcggttaagcgtccgacttcggctcaggtcatcatctcgcagttcgtgagttcaagccccacgtcgggctctgtgctgacagctcagagcctggagcctgcttcggattctgtgtctccctctctgtctctgcccctcccctgctcaggttctgtctctctctcactctcaaaaataaataaacattagaaaaaaaaaatgttagaagtgATGGCCCCAGGATTCAACCCCTCAGCTCTGTGCTTGACATCACAgaatgaagaagatattttctttcaaGCCTGAATTCtgaaacatacacacatagaaGCCCCCACCCGGCTTTTAGTTATCTAAACTGAGAGCAGACAGTACTCCAGCAGCACCCCAGATGGTCACAGCTAATAGACTCGAGAAAAATCCCAAACTGCCTCCTTCCCTCAACTGTCTGCAGCACACGTCTGCGTGTCGTCTAGCGTGTTACTCGCATCTTTCTGTATAGTTAATCATTGAAACAGCGACCTACAGGAACATCGTAGCTTTTCGTTCACGTTTGAGTGTGGCCAGAAAGATATGAACATAAAGCCTGGAGCTTGAGGAGGAAAATCTTCGTGTGTCTCAGATTAGGATTGTTTGGGGGAATCGAGACGTTTAtatcaggaaaggagagaaggtagTGTGTTCCCCAGCAcatggttgtttttgttttttgtttttttgttttcttgatgttcgtttttgagagagagagggagacacagaatccgaagcaggctccaggctccgagccgtcagcacagagcccgacgcggggctcgaacccacaaactgcaaggtcatgacctgagccgaagtcggacgcttaaccgactgagccctcccaCCCAGCGTGTGGTTTTTTGATGGAGAAGTATCTGGGCTCTAGGCCTGGACTCTTCTACTTGCATCGTATGTGAACTTAGACAAGTTAAATCACCTCTGAGCCACCCTGCCGTCTGGAAAATAGGAATCATAAAATACTGACAGCACCTGCCTTACCAGGGTGTGTGAATACACGTTTTTTTTCCGCTGACCTGAaggcatttattgagtgcctgctccGTGCCCGGCACCATCCCGCACACTGGGGATGCTGTGATGAACAGGACGGGCGTACATCTAGTGACAAGGGATTGGGAACGCTTGGCCCAGCTCCAGGACACAGGGCCCGGGCCACTGGGGTTGCTGCTCCCGCTGCTACTTTACGTCTACGTTTTGGTGCCTGTGGACCCACCAAAACCTCACTGCTTCAGAGGTTGGACGCGCACAGGGGGTGGTCACCAGATTTGCTCACTTGGGCTGTATTTAGACTATTCTTACAGCTGGGCCACAACAGTGGTAGTCGTGGTTCTTCTGCAGAGACGAGGAGTCCCCAGCTTGAGACACCACTCTGGCTTCCTAGGGCCAGCCTGGACCTTGTCTTGTTGCCACATGTGTTCTGCTGACCGGAAAGCCCCTCACCTGAGAGTGTGAAGCATGGCTTGTTATACACTTGGAAAGGCGGCGGGGTGGGCCACCTGCCGGGGGTAGGACACGTACCAGACCGTTGCTTGCAGACTCCGAGGAAGTGTTTGCAGATTGCCTAGCGAGTCTGGTTAGGGGGCCACAGGACAGAGCTTTAGGGACAGGGCTCTGATGTCAGATCACTGGGCTCAGATCACACACCGCTGTCTTTTCCTAACCCTGTGACCCTCATTAGGGGACCCAACCCCTCTGAGCTtccctttcctcatctgaaaaagaAGGCGGTTACAGCATCTAATTCATGGACTTGCTGTGGAGGCAACTAGATAGAATAAAGCATGTGTCTGTATGTCTCGAACACGCACCCCCGTAGCACAATGTGTCACCTGTTCTGAGTGCTCGATCATTATTCACACATTCCATGCTCCCGATAGCCCAGGGGATTGGTCACTCttactatccccatttcacagacgaggaaaTTACAGCACAGAGAGGTTGGCCACTTTCCAAGGGGCACATAGACAGtgagttcattcatttgttgaatgaacgaacgaatgagtTCCAAAGGGCACAGAGGCTGGGACCTGAACCTAGTCTGGCCCCAGGGTGCATGATGTCGGCCTGCACCGTGCTGGCTCTCTATCTTGAAAGCTCCAGATACGGCCTGGTGTAAAATAAGCGCTCTGCAGACAGAGGGAACCCCAGCCAGACCGACCCCTGTTCCTCATAGACGTGATGCTTCGAATTCCCAGGAGATTTCCAGCCCCGGGCAACCattcatctgttttctgtctctataaatttgccatTCCTGGACACCtcctataaatggaatgataCGGCACGTGTGCGTCTGGCCTCTTTCGTCTGGCATAATGGTTTCGAGGTTCACCCGTGGTGTCACATGCATCagtcctttttatggccaaacaGTACCCCGTCGTGTGGGCATCccgcattttgtttatccattcgccAGTCACTGGACACGATGGGGCGGTTTCCATGTTCCGGCTGTTGCGAATCGTGTTGCTCTGAACGTTTGCGTGCGCTTCCTGGGACTGACTCCGAAGCAGAAGGTGAGCCAGGTTGGTAacctccctcctcttttctcccctctgggGTTTCGCAGAACCAGGCAGTGGGCAGGTGTTTGTGACCTCAGAGAACCAGCTCGTGTACTACCCCAGCATCACCTACGCCATCATCGGCAGCTCTGTCATCTTCGTGCTGGTGGTGGCCCTGCTGGCCCTGGTCCTGCACCACCAGCGGAAGAGGAACAACCTCATGACGCTTCCGGTGCACCGGCTGCAGCATCCCGTGCTGCTCTCCCGCCTGGTGGTCCTGGACCACCCCCACCACTGCAACGTCACCTACAACGTCAACAACGGCATCCAGTACGTGGCCAGCCAGGCCGAGCAGAACGCGTCGGAAGTGGGCTCCCCGCCCTCCTACTCAGAGGCCCTGCTGGACCAAAGGTGCGTGCTGGGTGGCAGAGCCTGGTGGAGGGAGGTCAGCATGGGGAATGCGGGACAGGCGCACACACCTGGGTTCCGGGTGCCTGCCACGAGCCGGCGCTCAGCAGCAGACGCGACAGCAGTGTCTGGCCTTTACCGGGTCCTGGCAAGACAGTATCATCTCATTTACTCCTCTCTGCAAGCCACTGGGGGAGATTCATTATTTGCCTTAGTTTTACAGACGAGCACACGGAGCCTCTGGGATGTTAAGTTACTTGTCCGAGGACATAGACCTAGGATCCTGGCCAACTCAGCCACACCGATACATGTTCAGACCATGGGGCCTCACCCGCTACTCCAGAACAGCGGCCAGTGGCCATATTAGAGGTGGTTCATACTGTTGACCCAATGAACgaacggatgaatgaatgaatgaatgagttcctTGCTtgccttcatttataaaatgaaaggagTAGAATAGAGCACTCTCaagctttttaaaacaacagGACCCTCATTTCAAATGGAGTTGGACTAGACAGCCCAACAGAGAAAGTCAAAAAGCAGAATTCTGTATGGAAGCAGGTGGTaggcctccccaccctcccctcccttcttggGTGACCTCCAGGGTGTCCCCAAGAACCCATTTGGGAAGTTCACTTTGGCTCTCAGAGTCAAAGAAAGAAGAGTGCCCTCTTCCTCTGAGCCCAGGACTTACCCGGTGCGGCGAGAGGCCTTTTCAAGCTCTTGTGCCCGGGCTGACTGGGCTCCTCTCAGACCCACTCCAGTGGCAGCTCtcgtattttttaaactttgtttctcCTTCTCATAAAAGATAACCGTCACTATAGCGGGCTGTGCTTAAGGATGTCGTTGCAAATAAGCGTCCGAGCCCAGGACCTCACTCACCACTCATAACCTCTTTATTTGGACCCTCCAATGCAGAGTAAAGTTTAAATTGCAGAATCTGGAGTCGGAACACCTGGGTTTCAATCCCAGAACTGCTGCTTACTAGTTATTTGTGGTCCTCTGCAAGTCACTTAATGcccccttgcctcagtttcctccccagTACAATGGCCTGTCCTTAGTGCGCTTGTGAGCACTAAATAAGGTAATGAAGGTAAGGCAGGGGGGCATGGTGTCTGACTCCCAGTGAGCACTGCAAAATAGACTCTTCCCTTAAGTTATCGCCCTGCAAGCTAGGTGTCATTATTACCCCTTCTGCAGAGCACCGAGCCATTGAGAAGATACCCTCTCGCCCAAGTCCACATCGCCAGTTCTTGACTTTCAGTAAGAACCCCAAATTCTGTGGACCGTCAGAGGTTCAGTCCTGGACCGCAGGGCCCCTCGCTGGTGGAGCCTAGTGTCCCCGCCAGGCCGCCCAGGACAAGGCAAGGGGATGCTTGGCATCCTCGGCCCCGGGGCCACCCAGAGGATGTGGCTTGGACACCTGCCCATGCAGCACGAGCCAGCCAGAGCACACTGACCTTTGTCCGTTCCCTTCGTCTTGTCGCAGACCAGGGGTCCTCCCAGAGCCCGGAGAGCCGCCCCACctgagggcggggtggggggaaggtggggcGGCTGCCTTGCCTTGGCTCCTGACACGtcgccctccctcccctgtcccctgcctctcCCGCCCCATCCTGCCTTCTTCTTTGCAGACCCGCATGGTACGACCTTCCTCCGCCGCCCTACTCCTCCGACACTGAGTCTCTGAACCAAGCGGACCTGCCCCCTTACCGCTCGCGCTCCGGGAGTGCCGACAGCGCC includes these proteins:
- the LDLRAD3 gene encoding low-density lipoprotein receptor class A domain-containing protein 3 isoform X4, with the translated sequence MWLLGPLCLLLSSAAAKAKSKCGPTFFPCASGIHCIIGRFQCNGFEDCPDGSDEENCTANPLLCSTARYHCKNGLCIDKSFICDGQNNCQDNSDEESCESSQEPGSGQVFVTSENQLVYYPSITYAIIGSSVIFVLVVALLALVLHHQRKRNNLMTLPVHRLQHPVLLSRLVVLDHPHHCNVTYNVNNGIQYVASQAEQNASEVGSPPSYSEALLDQRPAWYDLPPPPYSSDTESLNQADLPPYRSRSGSADSASSQAASSLLSTADSGHGPGQPGPPESTAGPRDSPPSQGTAEV
- the LDLRAD3 gene encoding low-density lipoprotein receptor class A domain-containing protein 3 isoform X5, with the translated sequence MGLEWGQNSLRAVSPAKAKSKCGPTFFPCASGIHCIIGRFQCNGFEDCPDGSDEENCTANPLLCSTARYHCKNGLCIDKSFICDGQNNCQDNSDEESCESSQEPGSGQVFVTSENQLVYYPSITYAIIGSSVIFVLVVALLALVLHHQRKRNNLMTLPVHRLQHPVLLSRLVVLDHPHHCNVTYNVNNGIQYVASQAEQNASEVGSPPSYSEALLDQRPAWYDLPPPPYSSDTESLNQADLPPYRSRSGSADSASSQAASSLLSTADSGHGPGQPGPPESTAGPRDSPPSQGTAEV